One window of Chamaesiphon minutus PCC 6605 genomic DNA carries:
- a CDS encoding ATP--corrinoid adenosyltransferase, translated as MIAQLNSHSEHTSVSCNTVSTLHKQIEIVDTPADRFCTEIVANALKIASTGQRVLIVQLLKGGIRQGHDRIINLAQNLDWVRCNLIRNISIADLNDLELHNFEQLWKHVRGATRSSEYSLVILDDLSLAIELGLISIEAATTFLTKLPEDLKIILTGTNPHPAILELAS; from the coding sequence ATGATTGCACAACTAAATAGTCATTCCGAACATACTTCAGTTTCTTGTAACACGGTAAGCACGCTTCACAAACAGATCGAGATTGTCGATACACCAGCAGATCGATTTTGCACGGAAATAGTAGCAAACGCGCTCAAGATTGCCAGTACCGGACAACGAGTTCTGATCGTCCAACTCCTCAAAGGTGGAATTCGTCAAGGTCACGATCGGATTATAAATCTCGCTCAAAATCTAGATTGGGTTAGGTGTAATTTGATTCGGAATATCTCTATTGCCGATCTCAACGATTTAGAATTACACAATTTCGAGCAGCTCTGGAAACACGTTCGCGGTGCAACTCGATCGAGTGAATATTCTTTGGTCATTTTAGACGATCTGAGTCTGGCGATCGAATTAGGTTTAATTAGCATCGAAGCTGCAACTACTTTTCTAACCAAGCTCCCTGAAGATCTCAAAATTATTCTCACTGGTACCAATCCACATCCAGCGATTTTAGAATTAGCAAGTTGA
- the rph gene encoding ribonuclease PH, producing the protein MPQIRPHRQSNQLREVSFQSDFTKFSTSSVLICCGDTRVLCTASIKDGVPKFLTGTGTGWLTAEYRMLPGATPQRHEREVLKLSGRTQEIQRLIGRSLRSTLNFAVLGEKTISIDTDVIQADAGTRTASITGGYVALAQAIHKLIERGELSASPIVCQVAAVSVGLIEGAAFLDLDYPEDVAADVDFNVVMTDNRELIEVQGTAESGSFSRYQMNELLDLAETGTQELMTIQNTEIDRWIQSKKSGRIES; encoded by the coding sequence ATGCCGCAAATCCGCCCGCACCGTCAATCGAACCAACTACGTGAAGTTAGCTTCCAAAGCGACTTTACCAAGTTTTCTACTAGTTCCGTGCTGATTTGCTGTGGCGATACACGAGTATTATGCACCGCTAGCATCAAAGATGGCGTGCCAAAATTTTTGACTGGTACGGGGACTGGCTGGCTGACAGCAGAATATCGGATGCTACCAGGTGCAACACCCCAGCGTCACGAGCGGGAAGTACTCAAGTTATCGGGACGCACTCAGGAGATCCAAAGACTCATCGGGCGCAGTTTACGATCGACCCTCAATTTTGCCGTTCTAGGAGAGAAAACAATCTCGATCGATACAGATGTCATCCAAGCGGATGCAGGTACCCGCACGGCGTCAATAACTGGCGGATACGTGGCATTAGCGCAAGCCATCCACAAGCTCATCGAGCGGGGAGAATTGAGTGCATCGCCAATCGTCTGTCAAGTTGCAGCGGTATCGGTAGGATTAATTGAAGGTGCAGCTTTTTTGGATCTGGATTATCCCGAAGATGTTGCGGCTGATGTAGATTTTAATGTCGTGATGACCGATAATCGGGAGCTAATTGAAGTACAAGGGACGGCAGAATCGGGCAGTTTTAGCCGTTACCAAATGAATGAATTATTAGATCTCGCCGAAACAGGTACTCAAGAATTAATGACGATCCAAAATACCGAGATCGATCGGTGGATACAGAGTAAAAAATCAGGTCGGATCGAAAGTTGA
- a CDS encoding pentapeptide repeat-containing protein — protein MDRSRIPSAGTNSSSDDDTTASIASGSLRWPLFIALSSLLVGGIWFAQQTSLRHLDERIHQLQQDIDKLSNRSIEPAARVTLEKEQIMLERDRLNSQNGVYNILFQGIGAGILGSLTYAGWHYLRRTNEHFQQANERLITDRFSQAIAHLASDKLEIRLGGIYTLERLAQESAAYYWLTIEVLTAFVRERSPISNTHLTPLRLTPETPERPLMLVGGSDVAANRKRPPLLKVPTDIQAVMTILSRRDTSKDRPDRAIELRESNLRDADLNGIELWGADLWKVNLREAQLWQAKLAGASLGRANLREASLWQADLEGAYLWKANLEGANLTEANLEQANLEGANLKDANLQQTNLIEADLRKVVGLTRQQLSHAICDETTQLPDYLDRVNA, from the coding sequence ATGGATCGATCCAGAATACCGTCAGCAGGGACGAATAGCTCGTCTGACGACGATACAACAGCTTCGATCGCTTCGGGAAGTTTGCGGTGGCCACTATTTATCGCTCTTAGCAGTCTGCTCGTAGGTGGAATCTGGTTTGCACAACAAACCAGTCTCCGACATCTCGACGAACGCATTCATCAGCTTCAGCAAGATATCGACAAACTCTCCAATCGCAGTATCGAGCCAGCAGCTCGGGTAACCTTGGAAAAAGAACAGATTATGCTAGAGCGAGATCGCCTTAACTCTCAAAATGGGGTCTACAACATCCTGTTTCAGGGCATTGGTGCTGGTATTCTCGGCAGCTTAACTTATGCAGGTTGGCACTATTTACGTCGTACCAACGAACATTTTCAACAAGCCAACGAGCGACTGATTACGGATCGCTTCAGCCAAGCCATTGCACATTTGGCGAGCGATAAATTGGAAATTCGACTGGGTGGTATTTACACGCTCGAACGTCTGGCACAGGAGTCTGCTGCCTATTACTGGCTGACGATCGAAGTTTTGACCGCTTTCGTGCGAGAACGTTCTCCCATTAGCAATACGCACCTGACGCCGCTCCGGCTCACCCCCGAGACTCCAGAGCGTCCGCTGATGCTCGTCGGTGGGAGCGATGTCGCCGCCAATCGCAAACGACCGCCATTATTAAAGGTACCGACGGATATTCAAGCTGTCATGACAATCTTGAGTCGGAGAGACACGAGCAAAGATCGACCGGATCGCGCCATCGAACTGCGCGAGAGCAATCTCCGCGATGCCGATCTCAACGGCATCGAGTTGTGGGGTGCCGATCTGTGGAAAGTCAATCTGCGCGAGGCTCAACTCTGGCAAGCTAAGTTAGCAGGTGCCTCGCTCGGACGCGCCAATCTCCGCGAAGCCAGTCTCTGGCAAGCAGATCTCGAAGGTGCCTATCTCTGGAAAGCCAATCTCGAAGGTGCCAATCTCACCGAGGCAAATCTGGAGCAAGCCAATCTCGAAGGTGCAAATCTCAAGGATGCCAATCTCCAACAAACCAATTTGATCGAGGCCGATCTTCGCAAAGTTGTCGGACTGACTCGCCAACAACTCAGTCATGCTATTTGCGATGAAACTACTCAGTTGCCAGATTATCTCGATCGGGTAAATGCTTAA
- a CDS encoding HAD-IC family P-type ATPase, producing the protein MNALIALTTGTTYLYSLVSTFAPQTIAGNNPSQPPVYYSISTMTITLIFVGRKLEYLAKKRSQAAISKLIHRQFPYVSTPLLDRSLALVDRLQVNKLPIPRLVDRVTNRYIVPIILSLAIVTSLLWSISLHNPTSGIVFGWSILTITCPCTLGLATSLAMAIGINKAAQREILVNNSNALELLSQVNTIVFDKNATIVSDRLTVTDFIPIVDNYHGTELDIFQLVASLEVCTKNLLASAIVDRAKELALELKPVELFQEIAGNGIQGIVDGKLIQIGSNEWISSLDIDNVLQVANQRVLTNYQHQWESTGKTVIWIAIDREIAGIIGISAAIAPSAISTISRLKRVGLEVVLIATDNLATTANLADRLRIERVFACKNSQDKVTVVQKLQSRSIGNYRAIVAMVGTDIHDAPALAQADVSMAIGKTGNLATSFNDLTLFTSDLQAIITARKLSRSTLHKIEQNLFFTFIYNLICLPIAAGIFYLQFGLSLTPEIAIGAMGASLVSVVMNTWRSRKTMN; encoded by the coding sequence ATGAATGCACTCATCGCGCTGACTACTGGAACGACTTACTTATATTCGTTAGTAAGTACATTTGCGCCTCAAACGATCGCTGGTAATAATCCGAGTCAGCCGCCTGTTTACTATTCAATTTCCACCATGACAATCACACTGATATTTGTGGGTAGGAAATTAGAATATCTTGCTAAAAAACGTTCGCAAGCAGCAATTTCTAAACTTATCCATCGACAATTTCCATATGTATCTACACCACTTTTAGATCGGAGCTTGGCATTAGTCGATCGCCTACAAGTCAATAAATTACCCATTCCTAGATTGGTCGATCGTGTCACTAACCGATATATTGTCCCGATTATCTTGTCACTCGCGATCGTTACTAGTTTGCTGTGGTCGATCTCGCTCCATAATCCCACAAGTGGGATCGTCTTTGGCTGGAGCATTTTAACCATTACCTGTCCCTGTACATTGGGCTTAGCTACTTCTTTAGCGATGGCGATCGGAATTAACAAAGCAGCACAACGCGAAATTTTAGTTAATAACAGCAATGCCTTAGAATTACTCAGTCAAGTAAATACGATCGTTTTTGACAAAAATGCGACCATCGTATCCGATCGACTAACAGTAACTGATTTTATTCCAATTGTAGACAATTATCACGGCACGGAATTAGATATTTTTCAATTAGTTGCTTCGCTAGAAGTTTGCACCAAAAATTTATTAGCATCAGCAATTGTCGATCGAGCTAAAGAGCTGGCATTAGAGCTAAAACCTGTCGAGCTATTTCAGGAAATTGCAGGTAATGGCATTCAAGGCATCGTCGATGGTAAACTTATCCAAATTGGATCTAATGAGTGGATTAGTTCGCTCGATATCGATAACGTCCTGCAAGTTGCCAATCAACGCGTCTTGACTAATTATCAACACCAATGGGAGTCAACAGGAAAAACCGTAATTTGGATCGCGATCGACCGAGAAATTGCGGGAATTATCGGTATTAGTGCGGCAATCGCACCTTCAGCAATCTCGACGATATCGAGATTGAAAAGAGTAGGCTTGGAAGTAGTCTTAATCGCTACAGATAATTTAGCTACTACCGCAAACTTAGCAGATCGACTGAGAATAGAGCGAGTATTTGCTTGTAAAAATTCTCAAGATAAAGTTACAGTAGTTCAGAAATTACAATCGAGATCGATCGGCAACTATCGCGCGATCGTGGCAATGGTTGGTACTGATATACATGATGCACCCGCATTAGCACAAGCCGATGTCAGCATGGCAATCGGTAAGACTGGAAATCTGGCGACATCCTTTAACGATCTCACACTTTTTACTTCAGATTTACAAGCAATTATTACTGCCAGAAAGTTGAGTCGCTCGACTTTACATAAAATCGAGCAAAATCTATTTTTTACCTTTATCTATAATCTTATCTGTCTGCCGATCGCCGCAGGTATATTTTATCTCCAATTTGGTTTGTCCCTAACTCCAGAGATCGCGATCGGTGCAATGGGAGCGAGCTTGGTATCGGTAGTCATGAATACTTGGCGATCGAGAAAAACCATGAATTGA
- a CDS encoding DUF58 domain-containing protein, with protein sequence MNQLIDFIPSARTLWLLAGGGLFATIFAIFIPIPQRIGVAIAMTLAWYLGIILVAGIDAWLSKADRVEVSRDRLGKLSIGRDNPVTLTIRASQSSSKARQFSYQICDGVPQDLAAMPSLISGQLERGHSQTTSYTVHPYRRGEYEWQGIQVRQSSRWGLAWYQWRVDAAQTAVVYPDLIGLKSLSIRLALQSTGAMRQVRKRGMGTEFSELREYNSGDDPRSIDWKATARRNRPLIRVLEPEQEQTVIILLDRGRLMTANIQGYKRFDLGLNATLSLALTAIQRGDRVGVGVFDRYLTTWIPPQQGQKHFSTILDRVSRIQPELLEPDYLGAVTTILKQQSRRALVVVITDIIDDIASAELLVALSRLTPRYLPFCVTLRDPQVDILARELGTDLAGAYTQSVALDLLQQRELAFANLKRKGVLVLDAPATQISDRLVDRYVQIKSRNQL encoded by the coding sequence ATGAATCAACTTATTGACTTTATTCCCAGTGCGCGGACATTATGGCTGCTGGCGGGTGGGGGATTGTTTGCGACGATTTTTGCCATCTTTATCCCGATTCCCCAAAGAATTGGAGTAGCGATCGCGATGACATTGGCTTGGTACCTTGGCATCATCCTAGTCGCAGGCATCGATGCTTGGCTCAGTAAAGCCGATCGCGTAGAGGTAAGTCGCGATCGATTGGGAAAATTATCGATCGGGCGCGATAATCCGGTGACACTGACAATTCGAGCCAGCCAAAGTAGTAGCAAAGCTCGACAATTTAGCTATCAAATTTGCGACGGAGTGCCGCAAGATTTGGCAGCAATGCCCTCATTAATCTCTGGGCAACTAGAAAGAGGCCACAGCCAAACAACGAGTTATACAGTTCATCCTTATCGTCGTGGCGAGTACGAATGGCAAGGAATTCAGGTGAGGCAATCAAGCCGCTGGGGGTTGGCTTGGTACCAATGGCGGGTAGATGCAGCTCAAACTGCGGTTGTCTATCCCGATCTGATCGGCTTAAAATCGCTCTCGATTCGGTTGGCATTGCAATCTACAGGCGCGATGCGTCAAGTTCGTAAGCGGGGGATGGGGACAGAATTTAGCGAATTGCGCGAGTATAATAGTGGCGACGATCCCCGCTCGATCGATTGGAAAGCTACGGCGCGCCGCAATCGTCCGCTGATTCGAGTCTTGGAGCCGGAGCAAGAACAGACGGTGATTATCTTGCTCGATCGCGGACGGCTGATGACAGCCAATATTCAGGGGTACAAACGGTTCGATCTGGGCTTAAATGCGACGCTATCGTTAGCTCTGACGGCGATCCAGCGGGGAGATCGCGTGGGAGTAGGGGTATTCGATCGCTATCTGACTACCTGGATTCCACCCCAACAGGGACAAAAACACTTTTCTACAATTCTCGACAGGGTGAGCCGCATTCAGCCAGAACTACTGGAGCCTGACTATCTGGGAGCCGTTACCACGATCCTCAAACAACAGAGTCGGCGCGCGCTAGTTGTCGTCATTACGGATATTATCGACGATATTGCCTCTGCCGAACTGCTCGTCGCACTCAGCAGACTCACGCCGCGCTATCTGCCTTTTTGTGTAACTCTGCGCGATCCGCAAGTAGATATTCTCGCGCGCGAATTAGGTACCGATCTGGCTGGCGCGTACACTCAATCCGTCGCGCTCGATCTGCTCCAGCAACGCGAACTTGCCTTCGCCAATCTCAAACGTAAGGGCGTTTTAGTTTTGGATGCACCAGCTACCCAAATTAGCGATCGATTAGTCGATCGTTACGTGCAAATTAAATCTAGAAATCAATTGTAA
- a CDS encoding pentapeptide repeat-containing protein, translated as MKLTIIATTILLLTSFVTTAKAENMSHLRQLLSTKSCQQCDLAGAGLVTNNLAGAKLERANLAGANLSQANLAGADLRGANLAGASLNGANLTGADLRGANLAGTDLRSAYLTNANVSGIDVSAAYLDGAIGIPTSLGTADDFYKWGFANWQKNDFAGAVAHYDRSISLNPKFPGVYLARSMAKFRLQNDRGAIEDAMVAERLYFAQADREGTQVAQALIAKIKLASQPTDTNINPGNGNMVDFVTGLSSMLLKFF; from the coding sequence ATGAAACTCACTATCATTGCCACGACCATTTTGCTCTTGACAAGTTTTGTGACGACAGCCAAGGCTGAAAACATGTCTCATCTGCGCCAACTTCTCTCGACAAAAAGCTGCCAACAGTGCGATTTAGCTGGCGCGGGATTGGTGACAAACAATCTGGCTGGTGCCAAATTAGAACGAGCGAATCTAGCTGGTGCCAATCTCAGTCAAGCAAATCTGGCTGGGGCAGATTTGCGTGGTGCCAATTTGGCAGGCGCGTCTCTCAATGGTGCCAATTTAACGGGTGCAGATCTCCGTGGGGCAAATTTAGCTGGTACTGACTTGCGCTCGGCTTATCTTACCAATGCCAATGTGAGCGGCATCGATGTCAGTGCGGCTTATCTGGATGGGGCGATCGGGATTCCTACTAGTTTGGGTACCGCTGACGATTTTTATAAGTGGGGATTTGCCAACTGGCAGAAAAATGATTTTGCTGGTGCTGTCGCCCACTACGATCGCTCGATTAGCCTCAATCCTAAATTTCCTGGTGTTTACCTGGCTAGATCGATGGCCAAATTTCGACTCCAAAACGATCGCGGCGCGATCGAAGATGCCATGGTTGCCGAACGCCTATATTTCGCTCAAGCCGATCGCGAAGGCACGCAGGTAGCCCAAGCACTGATTGCCAAAATTAAACTCGCCAGCCAACCAACCGATACAAATATAAATCCAGGTAACGGCAATATGGTCGATTTTGTGACAGGTTTGAGTTCGATGTTGCTCAAGTTCTTTTAA
- a CDS encoding DUF7674 family protein — MDYIQIDRTNCMEIILLNFPAFQDRWDVHVADWHPSLPRPIALDISEFADFAIDTICVQNQPEIAKIAATIEMMLQQGDSIVEYAFRTMFLEQIAARSQRTGFDLDVFTSQLQPLGWYYWQDLDRQVSIHPL, encoded by the coding sequence ATGGATTACATTCAGATCGATCGTACCAATTGTATGGAGATTATTCTCCTCAACTTTCCAGCTTTTCAAGATCGATGGGATGTCCACGTCGCAGATTGGCATCCTAGCCTCCCACGACCGATCGCGCTAGATATTTCGGAATTTGCCGACTTTGCCATCGATACGATCTGCGTGCAAAATCAGCCAGAAATCGCCAAAATCGCGGCGACGATCGAAATGATGTTGCAACAAGGCGATTCAATTGTTGAATATGCTTTTCGGACGATGTTTTTGGAGCAAATCGCCGCACGCAGTCAGCGCACTGGCTTCGATCTAGATGTATTTACCAGCCAGCTCCAGCCATTAGGTTGGTATTACTGGCAAGATCTCGATCGACAAGTTAGTATTCATCCTCTGTAG
- a CDS encoding MoaD/ThiS family protein, translating to MNAPQSEITVTLKLFAVYQEAFGTSEVSYQFPPNTPVKAVLERVIADRSQLAQWRDVTRFGINLDFVEPETLLCDRDEVVLIPPVSGG from the coding sequence ATGAATGCTCCTCAATCGGAAATTACCGTCACGCTCAAACTCTTTGCGGTTTACCAAGAAGCCTTTGGCACGAGCGAAGTTTCATACCAATTCCCACCGAATACGCCCGTCAAAGCCGTATTAGAACGCGTGATTGCCGATCGATCTCAACTCGCACAATGGCGCGATGTGACGCGATTTGGCATCAATTTAGATTTTGTCGAGCCGGAGACGCTCCTGTGCGATCGAGATGAAGTGGTACTGATTCCACCCGTGAGTGGGGGATAG
- a CDS encoding chlorophyll a/b-binding protein yields MQTKTFIDNDGRENNFAIEPKMYVTDGPQAGWTDYAEKLNGRLAMIGFVALLIQEVLTGHGIVGFIANL; encoded by the coding sequence ATGCAAACTAAAACCTTCATCGATAACGACGGCAGAGAAAACAACTTCGCGATCGAGCCAAAAATGTACGTCACTGATGGCCCTCAAGCTGGCTGGACTGACTACGCAGAGAAGCTCAACGGTCGGTTGGCCATGATCGGTTTCGTAGCATTGCTGATTCAAGAAGTATTGACCGGACACGGCATCGTTGGTTTCATTGCCAACCTATAG
- a CDS encoding chlorophyll a/b-binding protein yields MQTKTFIDNDGRENNFAIEPKMYVTDGPQAGWTDYAEKLNGRLAMIGFVALLIQEVLTGHGIVGFIANL; encoded by the coding sequence ATGCAAACTAAAACCTTCATCGACAACGACGGTAGAGAAAACAACTTCGCGATCGAGCCAAAAATGTACGTTACGGATGGCCCCCAGGCTGGCTGGACTGACTACGCAGAGAAACTCAACGGTCGGTTGGCAATGATTGGTTTTGTGGCATTACTCATTCAAGAAGTATTGACCGGACACGGTATCGTCGGTTTCATCGCCAACCTGTAA
- a CDS encoding NF038122 family metalloprotease, whose protein sequence is MKTYIAKLKQAALMTGIALGGIGSSGTLSPVSALTFNFVSPSGLDPRAQAGFEAAGIRWSALFTDTANIIIDIDFRALAPGVLAQASSTRRMYDYSQFRAALEADRTSADDNNAVSSLSLGTNFNALINRTSNNPNGSGSATPYLDNTGANTAMVNISSANAKALNLLGGLPAAASTYVSTAGGFVLGSPINPDFRPNNLNVSPANATVGADAAITFSTDFDFDFNPDDGIDFDKFDFVGIATHEIGHALGFTSGVDVLDINSPPTNGPFDDNLFTFVNSLDLFRYSEDSKNASAIDWTADLRTKYFSLDRGLTNIADFATGDNFGDGQQASHWKDNFGLGIMDPTFSNGELGVITENDLRGFDVIGWNRVNATVARVPEPSNIIGTLMVAGFGAKLVFKRRQKLFKSKTESI, encoded by the coding sequence ATGAAAACCTATATTGCGAAACTCAAGCAAGCTGCTTTAATGACTGGAATTGCCTTAGGTGGAATTGGTAGCAGTGGTACTTTATCACCTGTAAGTGCATTGACATTTAATTTCGTTTCCCCGTCAGGACTCGACCCACGGGCACAGGCAGGATTTGAGGCCGCAGGTATCCGCTGGTCTGCTCTTTTTACAGATACTGCGAACATTATTATTGATATTGATTTTCGTGCCTTAGCTCCGGGAGTGCTGGCACAAGCTAGTTCTACCCGTCGGATGTATGATTATAGTCAGTTTAGGGCTGCACTAGAGGCAGATCGAACTTCCGCAGACGATAATAATGCGGTTAGCAGTCTTAGTCTTGGCACCAACTTTAACGCGCTCATCAATCGCACTAGTAATAATCCTAATGGCAGTGGGAGTGCAACTCCATATTTAGATAACACTGGCGCAAATACCGCGATGGTAAATATCTCTAGTGCTAATGCTAAAGCTCTCAACTTACTAGGTGGGTTACCTGCCGCAGCTAGCACGTATGTGTCTACCGCAGGTGGTTTTGTGCTCGGCAGTCCGATTAATCCAGATTTCAGACCCAATAATCTGAATGTTTCCCCTGCCAATGCAACTGTTGGTGCGGATGCAGCGATTACGTTTAGTACTGATTTTGACTTTGATTTCAATCCTGATGATGGTATAGATTTCGATAAGTTTGATTTTGTTGGAATTGCCACTCATGAAATCGGACATGCACTCGGTTTTACTAGTGGTGTCGATGTTTTAGATATTAATAGTCCGCCAACTAATGGCCCGTTTGATGACAACCTCTTTACCTTTGTCAATAGCCTCGATCTATTCCGTTATTCGGAAGATAGTAAGAATGCTAGCGCGATCGATTGGACGGCAGACCTTCGCACTAAGTACTTCTCCTTAGATCGTGGACTTACGAATATCGCTGATTTTGCAACGGGAGACAACTTTGGAGATGGGCAGCAAGCTAGTCACTGGAAAGACAATTTTGGCTTGGGGATTATGGACCCAACTTTTAGCAATGGCGAATTAGGCGTAATTACCGAAAACGATTTGCGCGGGTTTGATGTCATTGGTTGGAATCGGGTAAACGCAACTGTCGCTCGAGTACCCGAACCTTCTAACATCATTGGCACGTTGATGGTTGCTGGCTTTGGAGCCAAACTGGTATTTAAACGTCGCCAAAAACTCTTTAAATCAAAGACCGAATCAATCTAA
- a CDS encoding NF038122 family metalloprotease — protein sequence MKIYLVKLQQAAVMTGIALSGIEIGGAISPANALTFNFTPAAGTSQQAIDGFTTAGSLWSSLFTDSVTVNVNINFTALSAGTLGEASSSTQFFSYDRVHGALSNDRTSTDDRTAVNSLSKPPTFNMLLNRTANSPNGAGSATPYLDSNGDANNTTINLTSANAKALGLVANNNDNDASISFSNAFNWDFNPNDGISDGAFDFVGIAAHELGHSLGFISGVDTLDGNASGTFYNDSQFTYVSPLDLFRYSTDSKNANAIDWTADARDKYFSIDGGATNITAFSTGDVFGDGRQNGHWKDNLGLGIMDPTISSGELLQINENDKRALDVIGWNRVGNGSPNAQIGNFVQNSNGIAGTDGLARADATVPEPADFVGTFIFATITAKIIIDRRQQLRDATDKSV from the coding sequence ATGAAGATCTATTTGGTTAAACTCCAACAAGCTGCTGTCATGACGGGTATTGCCTTGAGTGGAATTGAGATCGGCGGAGCGATTTCACCTGCCAATGCCTTAACATTTAATTTCACGCCAGCAGCCGGAACATCGCAACAGGCAATCGACGGGTTTACTACAGCAGGTTCGCTATGGTCTTCATTATTTACAGATAGTGTCACTGTCAACGTCAATATTAATTTCACGGCATTAAGTGCCGGGACTTTGGGAGAAGCTAGTTCTAGTACTCAATTCTTTAGCTACGATCGAGTGCATGGTGCCCTCAGTAACGATCGAACATCCACAGACGATCGTACTGCTGTCAATAGTCTGTCCAAACCACCAACATTTAACATGCTTCTCAATCGCACTGCCAATAGTCCGAACGGAGCGGGTAGTGCGACCCCTTATCTAGATAGTAATGGCGATGCCAATAATACAACGATTAATCTCACTAGTGCTAATGCCAAGGCTCTAGGTTTGGTAGCTAATAATAACGATAACGATGCATCGATTAGTTTTAGCAATGCATTTAATTGGGATTTCAATCCTAATGATGGCATTAGTGACGGGGCATTTGATTTTGTCGGGATCGCGGCTCACGAACTCGGACACTCATTAGGTTTTATCAGTGGCGTCGATACTCTAGACGGCAATGCTTCTGGGACTTTTTATAACGATAGTCAATTTACATATGTCAGCCCGTTAGATCTATTTCGTTATTCTACAGATAGCAAAAATGCTAACGCGATCGATTGGACGGCGGATGCTCGCGATAAATATTTTTCGATCGACGGTGGTGCGACTAATATTACAGCTTTTTCCACTGGCGATGTGTTTGGCGACGGTCGTCAGAACGGACACTGGAAGGATAATCTCGGATTAGGTATTATGGACCCGACAATCTCCTCTGGCGAGCTATTACAAATTAATGAAAATGATAAGCGCGCATTAGATGTCATCGGCTGGAATCGGGTGGGTAATGGCTCACCCAACGCCCAGATCGGCAATTTTGTTCAAAATAGTAACGGCATTGCTGGTACTGACGGTTTAGCTCGAGCGGATGCTACTGTACCCGAACCTGCTGATTTTGTCGGTACATTTATCTTTGCTACTATTACTGCCAAAATAATTATCGATCGTCGCCAGCAGCTACGTGATGCAACCGATAAATCAGTTTAA